Within the Oceanimonas doudoroffii genome, the region TGGTGTTGTACATCTTCAGCTCCCGGGCCTTGGCGGTCATGCGCCGGGCGAAGCCGCTTTCACTGCCGGCCAGGGCCTCGGCCACCACCACCGCCACGTCGTTGGCAGAGCGCACGATCAGCGCCGGAATGGCGTCCCGCACCCGCAGCTGATCGCCTTTTCGCAGGGAGATATTGGTCTGGGGCATGGAGGCGGCGTGGGCCGACACCGGCATGGTGGTATTCAGGCTCATGCGTCCCTGCTCCATGGCCTCAAACAGCAGGTAAAGGGTCATCATCTTGGTCAGGGACGCCGGATAGCGGCTGGCATCGGCGTTGGCTGCATGCAGCACGGCGCCGTTTTCCGCGTCAATCACGATGGCCGCATAACGCGGGTTGGCCTGGGCCGGCCCGATCAGGGAGAACAGTATCCCCAGCAGCACTATGATGGTTTTTCCCTTGCGGGTCAGGGCAAACATGGGGAAACACCTCCCGAAGATTGAACAAAGCCGCAAGAAGCTACGCCAAGGCGTGATGCCTGTCCAGCCCCCCGCTGCACTGTCACGACAGACGGCCGACCAAGCGGATGCGTTTGGCAACAAACGGCATGGATCCTTCCATACCTTTAAGCATACATGCGCCATACCGGAAGCTGGCCGTAAAACACGTCTTTTTATCGAAAAAGGCGCCGATGGCGCCTTTTTTACTCAATCACTCAGGTTGGGAGACAGCCATTTTTCGGCCTCTTCACGGGTCATGCCCTTGCGTTCGGCATAATCCAGCAACTGATCTTCCTGAATGCGCGCCACCGCAAAGTAGCGGGTGTCCGGATAGGAGAAGTAAAAGCCCGATACCGCCGCCCCCGGCCACATGGCGTAGGACTCGGTCAGCTTCATGCCGATGCGCTTTTCCACGTCCAGCCACTGCCACAGGGTGCCCTTTTCGGTGTGCTCGGGGCAGGCGGGGTAGCCCGGTGCCGGACGAATGCCCTGATATTTTTCGCGAATGAGCGCCTCGTTATCGAGGTCCTCATCCGGCGCATAACCCCAGTATTCCCGGCGCACCAACAGGTGCATGTATTCGGCAAAGGCTTCCGCCAGACGGTCGGCCACGGCACTGGCCATAATGGCGTTGTAGTCGTCCTGGGCGTCCTTGTAGCGCTTGACGATGTCGTCTTCGCCAATGCCACCGGTCACCGCAAAGCCACCGATATAGTCGGGCAGGCTGCCCTTGGGCGCCACATAGTCGGCCAGGCAGTAGTTGGGGAAACCGTCCTTCTTCTCGGTCTGCTGACGCAAAAAGCGCAGGGTGTGCAGTACGGTGGAGCGGCTCTCGTCGGTGTAGATCTCCACGTCGTCGCCCACACTGTTGGCGGGGAACAGGCCGATCACCCCGGCACACCGCAGCTCGCCCTCGGCTTCCAGGGTATCGAGCATGGCGTTGGCGTCGGCAAACAGGCGCTTGGCTTCCTCGCCCACCACCTCGTCTTCAAGTATGCGCGGGTATTTGCCCGCCAGCGACCAGGTGAGAAAGAAGGGAGTCCAATCGATGAATTCCCGCAGCACCGAGATGGGCACGTCGTGAAACTCGTGAATACCCGGCTTGGCGGGTACCGGCGGCGTGTAGGCGTCCCAGTCGATGGCCACCGGGTTGGCCCTGGCCTCGGCCAGGGTCACCGGTTTGGTTCGGGGTTTCTTGCGGGCATGCTGATCCCGTACCACCTCGTATTCCTGGTTGAGCCGCTCCACAAAGGCCGGCTTGTTGGTTTCGCTGAGCAGGCTCTGTACCACTCCCACGGCCCGGGATGCGTTGGATACATAGACCACCGGCTCGTCGTAATTCTGCTCTATCTTGACCGCGGTATGGGCCTTGGAGGTGGTGGCGCCGCCGATCAGCAGCGGAATCGTAAAGCCCTGGCGCTGCATTTCCTTGGCCACGTGCACCATTTCATCCAGTGACGGTGTGATCAGGCCCGACAGGCCGATCATGTCGGCCTTGGTTTCCCGGGCGGTCTTGAGAATGGTCTCGCAGGGTACCATGACGCCAAGATCCACCACCTCAAAGTTGTTGCACTGCAACACCACGCCGACGATGTTCTTGCCGATGTCATGCACGTCGCCCTTGACCGTGGCCATCACGATCTTGCCGTTGCTCTGGCCCACCGCCTTGGTAGCCTCGATATAGGGATTGAGGTAGGCCACCGCCCGTTTCATCACTCGGGCCGATTTCACCACCTGGGGCAGAAACATCTTGCCCTCGCCGAACAGATCACCGACCACGTTCATGCCGTCCATCAGCGGGCCTTCGATCACCTCCAGCGGACGCTCCGCCTGCTGGCGGGCCTCTTCGGTATCTTCCTCGATAAAGTCGGTCAGGCCCTTGACCAGGGCATGCTCCAGCCGCTTGTTCACCGGCCAGCTGCGCCATTCCAGATCCCGGGCGTCGTTGGCCGTACCGCCACTGCCACGGTAGCGCTCGGCCAGCGCCAGCAGGGTTTCGGTGGCATCGTCATTCTGGTTGAGCACCACGGCTTCCACGCTGGCCTTGAGCTCGGGATCGATATCTTCATAGATGGCGAGCTGGCCGGCGTTGACGATGCCCATGTCCATGCCGTTGCGAATGGCGTGATAGAGGAACACGGCGTGAATGGCTTCCCGCACCGGCTCGTTGCCCCTGAACGAGAACGACACGTTGGATACACCGCCGGAGATCATGGCATGGGGCAGGTTGTCCTTGATGTCCTTGACCGCCTCGATAAAGTCGACGGCATAGTTGTTGTGCTCGTCGATGCCGGTGGCCACGGCGAAAATATTGGGGTCAAAGATGATGTCTTCCGGCGGAAAGCCAACCTTGTCGACCAGTACTCGGTAGGCGCGCTGACAGATCTCGAACTTGCGCTCCCGAGTATCGGCCTGGCCAACCTCGTCAAAGGCCATCACGATCACGGCGGCACCGTAACGACGCACCAGTTTCGCCTGCTCGATAAACTTGTCTTCCCCTTCCTTCAGGGAGATGGAGTTGACGATACCCTTGCCCTGAATGCACTTGAGGCCGGCCTCGATCACCTCCCACTTTGAAGAGTCGATCATGATGGGCACCCGGGAGATATCGGGCTCACCGGCGATCAGGTTGAGGAAGCGGGTCATGCAGGCCTCGGCGTCGAGCATGCCCTCATCCATGTTGATGTCGATAATCTGGGCGCCGTTTTCCACCTGTTGCAGCGCCACTTCCAGCGCCTCGTCGTATTGCTCTTCCTTGATCAGCCGCTTGAACTTGGCCGAACCGGTGACGTTGGTGCGCTCGCCCACGTTGACGAACATGCTTTCCGGTGTGATCAGCACCGGCTCCAGACCGGACAGCCGGCAGGCCACCGGCAGCTCGGGCAGTTTACGCGGGGCCAGGCCTTCCACCGCCTCGGCCATGGCACGAATGTGTTCCGGGGTAGAGCCGCAGCAGCCGCCCACCAGGTTAAGGAAGCCGCTTTCGGCCCATTCGCGAATATGACCGGCCATTTCCTCGGCTTCCAGATCGTATTCGCCAAAGGCGTTGGGCAGGCCGGCGTTGGGGTGGGCGGACACATAGGTTTCGCTGATGCGCGACAACTCGGCCACATACTGGCGCAGCTCGTCCGGCCCCAGGGCGCAGTTCAGGCCAAAAGAAATGGGCTGGGCGTGACGCAGGGAGTGGTAAAAGGCTTCCGTGGTCTGGCCGGTCAGGGTACGGCCTGAGGCGTCGGTGATGGTGCCGGAAATCATCACCGGCAGGCGCACGCCGCGTGCATCAAACACCCCTTCAATGGCAAACACCGCCGCCTTGGCGTTGAGGGTATCAAAGATGGTTTCGATCATCAGTAGATCGGCGCCGCCGTCGATCAGCGCCTCGGTGGCCTGGGTATAGGCCTCGACCAGCTGATCAAAGCTGATGTTGCGATAGCCGGGATCGTTCACGTCCGGCGAAATCGAGGCAGTGCGGTTGGTCGGGCCCAGCACCCCGGCCACAAAACGCGGCTTGTGCGGCTCTTTGGCGGTCCAGTCGTCGGCCACCCGGCGCGCCAGGCGCGCCGCCTCTAGGTTGATCTCCGCCGCCAGGCTTTCCATGGCGTAATCGGCCATGGCGATGGTGGTGGCGTTAAAGGTGTTGGTCTCGACAATGTCGGCGCCGGCGGCGAAATAATCGCTGTGAATTTGCGCGATTATCTCGGGCTGGGTGAGCACCAGCAGATCGTTGTTGCCCTTGAGATCGCTGGCCCAGTCGGCAAAGCGCTCACCCCGGTAGGCGGCCTCGTCCAGCCGGTAGGACTGGATCATGGTGCCCATGCCCCCGTCGATGATCAAAATGCGTTTGGCCAGGGCCTGTTCGAGCTGAGAAAACACGGGGGATCGGGACACTGCTGACTCCTGTTACAACCTGATTCCTGTATGCGGCATCCATGCTATCACACTTTGCGCAATCGGAAATCCGGCCATCTGCATGTCCGGAAACCTGAGGTGTGAAGCAACCCATGAAAATGACCGTTTTCACCGCATTTCCACTAGTGATGCCGAGGCCAATAGGGCAAACTATGTACGACCGGAACACATTCGGTCATTTCAGCTTGCAAATAATAAAATAACCTTTCGGAAGTGCCCTTACATGAGCGTTTACTACACCCTGTGCTTTTTGGCGGCCATGGCGATCACCATTGCCTTCGTCAATCAGTACATCATGAAAATCCAGACCACCATCGCCATTACCTCCGGCGCCCTCGCCATCTCCATTTTAATGCTTATTCTCGGCAAGACCACCTGGCCAGAACTGCAACAACATGCGGTAGAGGTGGTCAAGACCGTCGATTTCGGCTCCTTTCTGCTACAGGGCATTCTCGGCTTTTTGCTGTTTGCCGGCGGCCTGGGCATTAACCTGCCGGCGCTGAAGAGCCAGAAATGGGAAATTTCGGTGCTGGTGATCGTCGGCGTGCTGATCTCCACCCTGGTGGTGGCCGGCGGCCTCTGGCTGCTGACCTATATGGCGGCCATTCCCCTGCCCTTTATCTACTGCCTGCTGTTTGGCACCCTGATTTCCCCCACCGACCCCATAGCAGTGCTGGCCATCGTCAAGAAGCTGGGTGCGCCGGAGCAGATCGCCATTCAGGTTGAGGGGGAGTCGTTGTTCAACGACGGCATCGGCCTGGTGGCCTTCCTCACCATTTTTGCGGTGGCCTTTAACGGCAACGAGGCAAGCGTCGGCTCGGTCATGACCCTGTTCACCCACGAAGCCGTGGGCGGCATTATCTTTGGTGCCCTGCTGGGGCTGATGAGCCACATCATGATCAGCGCCACCGACGACGGCTCCATGGAGCTGCTGATGACCCTGTGCGTGCCCACCGCCGGCTTTGCCATGGCCAACATTCTCGGCGTTTCTGGTGCCCTGGCCATGGTGGTGGCGGGCATTATCGTCGGCAACTGGACCCGCTACACCGGCTTTTCGGAGCAGAGCCAGAAATACCTGGATCATTTCTGGCACCTGCTGGACGAGTTCCTCAATGCCCTGTTGTTCCTGCTGATCGGCCTGGCCATGCTGCTGGTGGACTTTCACTGGCAGGCCTGGATCCTGATGGTGCTGTCGGTGCCCCTGGTACTGGCCGGCCGCTTTGCCAGTGTAGCAATACCTTATATCGGCTTTCGTCGGGTGCGCAGCTACAACAGATACTCGGTACGCATTCTGACCTGGGGCGGCTTGCGTGGCGGCCTGTCACTGGCCATGGCGCTGTCAATTCCGGCGGGGATCAAGCTGGGCAGTGACGGGCAGGTGGAGCTGAGGGATCTGATCCTGATGATGACCTACGCCATCGTGCTGTTCTCGATTATCGTGCAGGGCATGACCATCACGCCGATGATCAACAAGGCCAAGGCCGCCGAAAAAGCCGGCTTTCCCATCGATTAACAATAAAGGGGCTGATGCCCCTTTTTGATGTTCAGTCTTCCCAGTCTTTGGTCAGGGTATCGCCGGCGGCGCTCAGGGTCTTCAGATCGTAGGGGGTCAGCTGATAAACGTGGTAGTTGAGCCAGTTGGAAAACAACAGGTGACCGTGGCTGCGCCAGGTAGCCCGGGGTGCATTGTCCGGGTTGTTTTCCGGGTAGTAGTTCACCGGCATGTTGGGCTCAATGCCCACGGACAGATCCCGCATGTATTCCTGATGCAGGGTATCCGGATCGTATTCCGGGTGGCCGGTCACGAACACCTGACGGCGATCCGGACTGACCGCCAGGTACATGCCCACCCGTTCTGAGCCGGCCAGCACCTTGAGGTTGGTTTTCTCACGAATCAGATCCAGCGGAAAGTCCGCATAGCGGGAATGGGGAGCCAGAAACACATCATCAAAGCCGCGTACCAGGGGCTCGAACTGCCCCATGTTCTGGTGTTCATATACACCGGAAAGCTTTTCCAGACGAGTGCGTTTATCGAGGCCGTAGAGAATTTTCAGGCCGGCCTGGGCCGCCCAGCACAGGAACAAGGTAGAGGTCACATGGCTCTTGGACCACTCCACGACCTGTTCAATCTTGTCCCAGTACACCACATCGCAGAAGTCGGTCAGCCCCAGAGGCGCGCCGGTAATGATCAAACCGTCGTAGAACTGATCCTTGATCTGCTCGAAATCGAAGTAAAAATGTTCCAGGTGTGACTGCGGCGTATTCTTTGATGGCCGGTTGTCGATGCGCAGCAGATCCACTCCGATTTGCAGCGGCGAGTTCGACAGCATGCGCAGCAACTGATTCTCGGTTTCAATCTTCTTCGGCATCAGGTTGAGCAGCAGCACCCGCATCGGTCGTATATCCTGATTGACCGCGCGCGTCTCCGTCATCACGAAGATATTTTCTCGGCTCAGGACATTGGCCGCCGGCAGGCGATCCGGAATTCTGATGGGCATGTGCTTACTCCATGTACTGCATCGGTAGAAAAGTCTAGACATCTAGAAATCTACAATAAGGGCCGCCGCTTGTCACCAGCTAGCTGTGTTGCGCCGGCAAGATACGTTAGAATTTGGGCGTTTTTCTTCAAGGATTTGCATATGGACCCCGTGATTGAACTGGTCAGCACCGGCGACGAAGTGCTCACCGGCCTGATAACCGACACCAATGCCGGCTGGCTGTCACAGCGGCTGCTAGAGCAAGGCTGGCAGGTGCGCCGGCGTTTTACCGTAGGCGATGACAAGGCCGATCTGGTGGAGCTGTTCGAACAGCGCAGCCACCACGCCGA harbors:
- the metA gene encoding homoserine O-acetyltransferase MetA gives rise to the protein MPIRIPDRLPAANVLSRENIFVMTETRAVNQDIRPMRVLLLNLMPKKIETENQLLRMLSNSPLQIGVDLLRIDNRPSKNTPQSHLEHFYFDFEQIKDQFYDGLIITGAPLGLTDFCDVVYWDKIEQVVEWSKSHVTSTLFLCWAAQAGLKILYGLDKRTRLEKLSGVYEHQNMGQFEPLVRGFDDVFLAPHSRYADFPLDLIREKTNLKVLAGSERVGMYLAVSPDRRQVFVTGHPEYDPDTLHQEYMRDLSVGIEPNMPVNYYPENNPDNAPRATWRSHGHLLFSNWLNYHVYQLTPYDLKTLSAAGDTLTKDWED
- a CDS encoding cation:proton antiporter, giving the protein MSVYYTLCFLAAMAITIAFVNQYIMKIQTTIAITSGALAISILMLILGKTTWPELQQHAVEVVKTVDFGSFLLQGILGFLLFAGGLGINLPALKSQKWEISVLVIVGVLISTLVVAGGLWLLTYMAAIPLPFIYCLLFGTLISPTDPIAVLAIVKKLGAPEQIAIQVEGESLFNDGIGLVAFLTIFAVAFNGNEASVGSVMTLFTHEAVGGIIFGALLGLMSHIMISATDDGSMELLMTLCVPTAGFAMANILGVSGALAMVVAGIIVGNWTRYTGFSEQSQKYLDHFWHLLDEFLNALLFLLIGLAMLLVDFHWQAWILMVLSVPLVLAGRFASVAIPYIGFRRVRSYNRYSVRILTWGGLRGGLSLAMALSIPAGIKLGSDGQVELRDLILMMTYAIVLFSIIVQGMTITPMINKAKAAEKAGFPID
- the metH gene encoding methionine synthase, translated to MSRSPVFSQLEQALAKRILIIDGGMGTMIQSYRLDEAAYRGERFADWASDLKGNNDLLVLTQPEIIAQIHSDYFAAGADIVETNTFNATTIAMADYAMESLAAEINLEAARLARRVADDWTAKEPHKPRFVAGVLGPTNRTASISPDVNDPGYRNISFDQLVEAYTQATEALIDGGADLLMIETIFDTLNAKAAVFAIEGVFDARGVRLPVMISGTITDASGRTLTGQTTEAFYHSLRHAQPISFGLNCALGPDELRQYVAELSRISETYVSAHPNAGLPNAFGEYDLEAEEMAGHIREWAESGFLNLVGGCCGSTPEHIRAMAEAVEGLAPRKLPELPVACRLSGLEPVLITPESMFVNVGERTNVTGSAKFKRLIKEEQYDEALEVALQQVENGAQIIDINMDEGMLDAEACMTRFLNLIAGEPDISRVPIMIDSSKWEVIEAGLKCIQGKGIVNSISLKEGEDKFIEQAKLVRRYGAAVIVMAFDEVGQADTRERKFEICQRAYRVLVDKVGFPPEDIIFDPNIFAVATGIDEHNNYAVDFIEAVKDIKDNLPHAMISGGVSNVSFSFRGNEPVREAIHAVFLYHAIRNGMDMGIVNAGQLAIYEDIDPELKASVEAVVLNQNDDATETLLALAERYRGSGGTANDARDLEWRSWPVNKRLEHALVKGLTDFIEEDTEEARQQAERPLEVIEGPLMDGMNVVGDLFGEGKMFLPQVVKSARVMKRAVAYLNPYIEATKAVGQSNGKIVMATVKGDVHDIGKNIVGVVLQCNNFEVVDLGVMVPCETILKTARETKADMIGLSGLITPSLDEMVHVAKEMQRQGFTIPLLIGGATTSKAHTAVKIEQNYDEPVVYVSNASRAVGVVQSLLSETNKPAFVERLNQEYEVVRDQHARKKPRTKPVTLAEARANPVAIDWDAYTPPVPAKPGIHEFHDVPISVLREFIDWTPFFLTWSLAGKYPRILEDEVVGEEAKRLFADANAMLDTLEAEGELRCAGVIGLFPANSVGDDVEIYTDESRSTVLHTLRFLRQQTEKKDGFPNYCLADYVAPKGSLPDYIGGFAVTGGIGEDDIVKRYKDAQDDYNAIMASAVADRLAEAFAEYMHLLVRREYWGYAPDEDLDNEALIREKYQGIRPAPGYPACPEHTEKGTLWQWLDVEKRIGMKLTESYAMWPGAAVSGFYFSYPDTRYFAVARIQEDQLLDYAERKGMTREEAEKWLSPNLSD